CGGTTGGGTAGTTCTATGTAAGCCGCATCGTGACGGACTTTGCTAGTCCAACCAGCTTTAGACCACACTTGGGCATCTTCAGGGAGACCGCCACCGAGAAAACCGATTACTTGATTTTCTTCGCCAGGAGGTAACTCTACTGGGGTGAGGCTGCGTTTCATCAGAGCCATCATAGCTTGCGATCGCGTACTCGAAACCGCGATGCCACCTACAATACTGTGTAGCAACCGAGCTACTGCATTCGTCGTCACCATGTTCCGGTTTTCCATCATCTCCCCCAAAAAAGCCCGTTCTCGACCGTAAGGGCCATCACACCAAGTTTTTTGGTTGACATTAATTGCCTCTAACTCCGGCCAGCCAAGGGATTTGAAGTAGCGATTGACAAAATTGCGCTGAGATTTCCATGTTTCAAATGGCCCTTCGGGTAACTCTGGACCGCTAGTAGTACCAGTTAAAACATCCACAATTAAGTTGGTGGCGTCGTTACTAGAATCAACGATCGCATCGCGGATGGCTCTTTCTAATTCAGAAGAACTCTGGAGCATTCCTTTTTCCAGCCACTCTTGCACTGCGACTAAATAGAACAGTTTCACGATGCTAGCTGGGTAGATGCGATCGCCCCCGCGATGGCTAAATCCTCTTACTGAGTATTTCCAGAATTCTTCTGGAGAAAGTGCCCCACCAGTATTCACAGCGACTGGCTGGTCATAGACTATCCATGTAAGGGCAATTCGGTCGGGTGCTAATCCCGGAAATTCTGTCCTAGTTTTTTCCAGGATGCTTTTGCCAAGGCGATCTAGTTGTTCGTCTGTACGAAAAAATGTCATTGTTCAGTTGTTAGTTGTTAGTTGTTAGTTGTTATTTTGAGGAGTCGGATTAGACCAAAGATGGTGTCTTTCGAGCAAGTAAAAGCAATCATACCCTCTGACCTAGCTCACCCCAATGAGTATCAATGTGCAGTTAATCTGAATGTTTATGATTCCCCCAACTGCGATCGTTTGGCAACACAGGCTGCTGTCGGACGCCACTTGAGAATCTTATCGATAAATGAAGATAAAGCTGTAGAAGTTTGCCTATGCGAGGATGATTATTCAGGGTGGGTAGCGATCGCAGACTTGGAAGGTATTGAAGAGGCGACAAGCCACTATCGAGCGATCGCGCTACAACCCGAAGAAATTAGAGAAAGATTACCGCAGGCGATCGCCTTTACCCACGAAGCCGCAAAACACCCTAATTATTACCTGTGGGGAGGCACGGTGGGGCCAAACTATGACTGTTCTGGGCTGATGCAGGCAGCTTTTGCAAGCGTGGGGATTTGGTTGCCAAGAGATTCTTATCAGCAAGAAGATTTTACAGCCGCGATCGCTATGGAAGAACTACAGCCTGGGGATCTCATCTTCTTTGGGACAGTTGAGAAAACAACCCACGTAGGACTCTATTTGGGAGAAGGATGTTATATACATAGTTCTGGAAAAGAACAAGGGCGTAATGGAATTGGAATTAACCAGCTTTCGGAACAGGCAGATACTATCAGTAGATCTTATTATCAGCAACTGCGTAGGGCTGGGCGAGTAGTGGCGAGTTATCAGCCATCAAGATTTTAGATCGTAGATTTAGTCTGAACATCCGCTTCCACCCAGCGCATTTTGTATTCTCCTTGCAAAGCATTTCGCGCCGAAGGGGAGCAACACAGAAACCATTTAGTTCTGTTAATCCAAAATCATCCCTGCGGAGAAACTCCGACCTCCGCAAAATCTAAAATCCAAAATTACTTTGTGGTGTGAGGTAGAAATGTTAATTCCTGAAAGATTGGTTCGTCAGAATGGCGCTGCTTCGTCAGTTCCATCTGTCTCGGTAGTAGCGCCGATATATAACGAAGTGGAGAGTTTGCCGCATTTGATAGAGGCGATCGCTTCTACTTTAACTTCGGCTGGATTGACCTATGAAATAATCTGTGTCGATGATGGCTCAACTGATGGTTCGGTGGAATTGCTCAAGCAGTTAGCACAAAACCGCAGCGATTTAAAAGCAGTGCTGCTGCGTCGCAACTACGGTCAAACACCAGCAATGGCAGCTGGGTTTAATTATGCACGAGGCGGGGCGATTGTCACCTTGGATGCCGACTTGCAAAATGACCCAGTTGATATCCCGCGACTGCTAGCAAAATTAGATGAAGGTTACGACTTGGTGAGTGGTTGGCGTAAAAATCGGCAAGATGCCGCAGTTACTCGCCTGCTTCCTTCCAAAATCGCTAACTGGCTGATTGCGCGGGTGACGGGCGTGGATTTGCATGACTACGGTTGTTCCCTCAAAGCCTATCGAACGGAACTTGTTGCAGACATGAATCTGTATGGCGAGTTACATCGGTTTTTGCCTGCATTAGCATACATCGAAGGCGCGAAAATTGCCGAAATGCCCGTGCTTCATCATGCCCGCCAGTATGGTCGCAGTAAGTACGGCTTGGGGCGGACTTTCCGGGTAGTTATGGATTTGCTAACTATCTGGTTTATGAAGAAATTTCTGACACGTCCCATGCACGTATTTGGTTGGTTTGGCCTAATTTCCATAGTGTCGGGGACGTTGTTGGGCGGCTATCTGACTTTTCTAAAACTGGGGTTAGGACAGAGTATCGGTCATCGACCTCTATTAATTTTGGCGGTTGTGCTGTTGTTGGCAGGCGTGCAGTTGTTTAGTTTTGGGCTGCTGGCGGAGCTATTGATGCGAACTTATCACGAATCTCAGGGCAGACCAATCTACAGGGTAAGGGAAGTTGTGGAGCCAAAACAGTAGGTCGAGGCGCGGTGTGTTTGCCTAGAGCAGTTATGGAAAATTTTCCATAACTGCTCTGGTAGCAGTATTTTCCATCCTTGCTCACCAACTTGGCATACCAGAAGCCGCGATCGCCGAATTATTCAATAGCTGTCTTGCGTGATATTCCTACATTGCGATCGCCGCTACCCGTAAAACGCAGTAACCACGCTACCTACTTTTGCCTAGAGCAGTTATGGAGGGAGGCGTTGCTGATTTGGGGGATGATTTTTAATTTTGCCTGAGTTGAAAACCTGAATTTTTGGGACGGGCAAGATGCTCATCCTATAAGATTCATCCCTAGATTCAGCAACGCCTCTTTATCTAACTAAGACTACACCAAAATCGCTGAAATGCTTGCTCTGCATAGAGTTAGCACTTCAGCGATTTTTTCGGGGCTACAAAACTTAATCTTTGACTAAGTAGGACTTAACAAACGTGACAATTAAATCACTGAAACGGACATTCTACATAGGTTTTTGGTGTGATTAATCGCACTCAACCACAATCAATTTTTGGAGAAGGGTGTCACCTTTCGGCGTAGGGACTGACTGCGATTTTCTGTGATTTTTTGGGGTTTGGTCACGATGTCATTTTTCGGTATAATCCGTGACTAACTTTGTACTTAGAATTCATGGCTTTGCTTGCGTAATAAGCCTGGGGCTTAACCAACTCTCTAGTTTACTGGAGAGTTACTAATTTCTTATGGTTTTTGTTTTTTTAACCGCTTTAACTGATGCATTTGCAACACGATCAAAATTGAATAGTTCTAGTTGCACCTCCTCCGCCTTACTGAAAGGTGTTTCTTGACTCTTTTGCAAGTCTTTTAAACAAGCTGGCACGATTTCTATCATATCTGTCAGAGCTTCTATAAGTTTGCTTACCGACTCCGGAGGAACCTGTCTAACAACCTTTTTTGCACCACTGCTAGCTCTTGCTGTAGGTTTTGCTTCTTGTCTTCTAGTTTCTTGCTTGCAGTTAACTTGTATGAAATTTACCAGAATGATTTTGCAATTCATATTTCTATTGACGCTCATGGTTGGCTCCTGTTCAATAATTTAGCGATTTTCCAGCTTTCGTAAAACTCAATGGTTTACCTGTATTTAGATACATCATTAACACCTTCTAGCTAGCAAGAGTTCTAGTAGCAGGAGTGTTAAATAGTGTCTAAACACTTAAATTGGGCTATGTAGCATCTATCGGTAATACTAGCATAGTTCTTGTGAGTTGAGCATTTTTTTTTAAATCTTTTAGAAATTTATCCTAAAATAGGAGGTTGTCAGGTAAAAACAGTTGACAACCTCCTATTTTACTTGACAACCTCCTATTTATACTAATAAATAATTTTTAGATCCATGTTGGACAAAGCTTGTAAGCTTAAAAATTTTATTTTTATTGCTTTTTTAAGCTCAGTAAGTAATAGCTTAAATTAATAAGCTGAGAGCTTTAAAAACTGACATTTTGCTCCAACTTTTGCCTTATTCACCGCATAGCTAAAAAGCCTGAAAACAATTAACAATAAGCTTTTGATTAACATATATCAGTAATTCTCCAGCACACTAAATAATTGTTGTATTAAACAGTGTTATTGTGTAGTTCTTGCAGTATCTGAAGACTTTACGGTTTCTGTCAGCGTCTAAAATCAGCGCGGAGGTTAAAATCAGCGCGGAGGTTGAAGTACCTCCTCAGTTGATTGAAGCGATTGGGTAGGGAGTTGCCCTGGATTGTGTTGGAACAGTTGACCAGGACGCGCAAGCATCAGTCACAATTCATTAAGTCCTGGTTTGATAGAACTACAGGATTCGGTATCACTCACGGCGCGATCGCGGTTTGTATCTTTTAGGGAATGGTCGCACCGTAATTGAACGCTGCGAAGTTTTAGCGCTGACCTCGTGTAGAGCTTTATACAAACCTATAGGTTTAGACGGTGTTGGATGTGCAGCTAAACCTTGCGTGCTGCAAATTGCGGCGTTGCTGATTTACGGTATGAAAGGCTAAATATGCCAGTCATAAAAACCAACGTCCACAAAGCTTTTTGATTTTCAACCGATCTGTTTCATACCCCGATTCAGCAACGCCCAGTTATGGAAAATTTTCCATAACTGCTCTGCTAAGTTGTTCGGGTTTAATTTGCCTGACACGCTTTTAACCTTTAACTTGTTCAACAGCCCACCCTATTGGGTGAGGGAAGTTCTTGGCCCAAAGGGTAAAAATAGTAACCAAAGGAAAGCGTAATAGTTAAGAAGGAATTAAGCTTTGAAAGTTTTTGGGACGCTGGAAGCACCGCAGCGCCGCAACCTGCTGGTTTTATTTACCTCTGGGCTATTATTTTGGTCCAGCATAGCGTCGTTACTGCCGACGCTACCGCTGTATGTGGAGGATGTAGGCGGGACGACGCAACAGATTGGCATTGTGATAGGTGCGTTTGCCATAGGGCTGATTGCGTGTCGTTCGTGGCTGGGGCGCTTGGCGGATCGTCGAGGCGGTCGGAAATTGGTGTTGCTGATTGGCATGGCGGTGTGCGCGATCGCTCCTCTGGGCTATCTGTTTGCCAAGTCAATTCCTCTGTTGATAGTGCTGCGGGCAATTCATGGCATTAGCCTTGCGGCGTTTACTACTGGTTACAGCGCCCTCGTGGTGGATTTATCGCCAAAGATGCAGCGCGGCGAGTTGATTGGCTATATGAGCTTAGTAACGCCCATTGGAATGGCGATAGGGCCAGCCATTGGTGGTTTTGTACAGGCTGGCGCTGGCTACGTGCCGTTGTTTCTGCTTACATCTGGTTTGGGATTGGTCGGTTTAGTTGGTATCAGTCAAGTCAGGGAATCGCGTATCGCTGGGGAGAAAGAAGATAATTCGACAGTATCTGCACCAGAGTCAGCACAACAGAAGCAGTTCTGGCGGTTGTTGGCAAGCGATCGCCTGCGAGTTCCGGCGATTGTGTTGCTGCTGATTGGGTTGGCATTTGGTGCGTTGAGTACGTTTGTGCCTTTGTATATAAAGGATGCCAAAGTTGACTTAAATCCTGGGTTGTTTTATACAGCAGCAGCGATCGCCAGTTTTAGCGTAAGGTTGTTTGCTGGTAGGGCTTCCGACCGCTACGGACGGGGAGTGTTTATCACCGCCAGCATATTATCGTATGCCCTAGCAATGCTGATGCTTTCTCTTGCAACAAGTGCGATCGCATTTTTGCTGGGGGGTTTTTTAGAAGGTGCAGGCGCGGGAACGTTGATGCCTATGATGATTGCATTGATTTCCGACCGTTCCTCACCCGAAGAACGAGGGAAAATCTTTGCATTGTGCATTACTGGTTTTGATGTAGGGATAGCGATCGCCGGGCCAGTTTTCGGTTCTTTTGCCGATGTATTGGGATACCGAAGTATATTTGCGATCGCCACTGGGTTATCGTTCTTAGCACTAATTGTTTTTATCACCCAATCGAGCAAAAATTTACCCCATTCCTTCAGGTTTGCTCTTGGCAGGGAAAAAGATATTTACGCCTTCAATAAGTGAGTGATTAGGCTGGGCGATCGCTCCCCACTAAGGTGGGTAATGCCCACCTTAATTGTAAAAAAAGCAAAAGGCAAAAGATTGTCTCTTTTGCCTTTTGCTTTTACCTTATTAACGGGCTTGGAGGGACTCGAACCCCCGACCTTGTGGTCCGTAGCCACACGCTCTAATCCACTAAGCTACAAGCCCTTGCTCACCGAAATTAATAGTAGCACATACAAATAGAATGATGCAAATGATGCAAAATTTTTCTCAAAATCCACAACTAACTCATCTAGACTCCCAAGGCGAAGCCCGAATGGTGGACGTTTCCGCCAAAGAGCCAACTCGTCGCCAC
The Microcoleus sp. FACHB-831 DNA segment above includes these coding regions:
- a CDS encoding glycosyltransferase family 2 protein, with translation MLIPERLVRQNGAASSVPSVSVVAPIYNEVESLPHLIEAIASTLTSAGLTYEIICVDDGSTDGSVELLKQLAQNRSDLKAVLLRRNYGQTPAMAAGFNYARGGAIVTLDADLQNDPVDIPRLLAKLDEGYDLVSGWRKNRQDAAVTRLLPSKIANWLIARVTGVDLHDYGCSLKAYRTELVADMNLYGELHRFLPALAYIEGAKIAEMPVLHHARQYGRSKYGLGRTFRVVMDLLTIWFMKKFLTRPMHVFGWFGLISIVSGTLLGGYLTFLKLGLGQSIGHRPLLILAVVLLLAGVQLFSFGLLAELLMRTYHESQGRPIYRVREVVEPKQ
- a CDS encoding serine hydrolase, which gives rise to MTFFRTDEQLDRLGKSILEKTRTEFPGLAPDRIALTWIVYDQPVAVNTGGALSPEEFWKYSVRGFSHRGGDRIYPASIVKLFYLVAVQEWLEKGMLQSSSELERAIRDAIVDSSNDATNLIVDVLTGTTSGPELPEGPFETWKSQRNFVNRYFKSLGWPELEAINVNQKTWCDGPYGRERAFLGEMMENRNMVTTNAVARLLHSIVGGIAVSSTRSQAMMALMKRSLTPVELPPGEENQVIGFLGGGLPEDAQVWSKAGWTSKVRHDAAYIELPNRQPYLLVVFTEGKEHSQNKSILPFVSKQVAIAMDNLS
- a CDS encoding MFS transporter, whose amino-acid sequence is MKVFGTLEAPQRRNLLVLFTSGLLFWSSIASLLPTLPLYVEDVGGTTQQIGIVIGAFAIGLIACRSWLGRLADRRGGRKLVLLIGMAVCAIAPLGYLFAKSIPLLIVLRAIHGISLAAFTTGYSALVVDLSPKMQRGELIGYMSLVTPIGMAIGPAIGGFVQAGAGYVPLFLLTSGLGLVGLVGISQVRESRIAGEKEDNSTVSAPESAQQKQFWRLLASDRLRVPAIVLLLIGLAFGALSTFVPLYIKDAKVDLNPGLFYTAAAIASFSVRLFAGRASDRYGRGVFITASILSYALAMLMLSLATSAIAFLLGGFLEGAGAGTLMPMMIALISDRSSPEERGKIFALCITGFDVGIAIAGPVFGSFADVLGYRSIFAIATGLSFLALIVFITQSSKNLPHSFRFALGREKDIYAFNK
- a CDS encoding C40 family peptidase; translation: MVSFEQVKAIIPSDLAHPNEYQCAVNLNVYDSPNCDRLATQAAVGRHLRILSINEDKAVEVCLCEDDYSGWVAIADLEGIEEATSHYRAIALQPEEIRERLPQAIAFTHEAAKHPNYYLWGGTVGPNYDCSGLMQAAFASVGIWLPRDSYQQEDFTAAIAMEELQPGDLIFFGTVEKTTHVGLYLGEGCYIHSSGKEQGRNGIGINQLSEQADTISRSYYQQLRRAGRVVASYQPSRF